TATGTTTTTGTTGATATAACAAGTATAAATTCCAAACTCATTCAACCTGGTTTGAAGCAATTTCTTTAATCTGATTTGGttgattatctttgttaattatgTGCAACCTCCCAGGTCACCGAAAATGGTAAGCAGGAAAGGCATCTGGTTGCAACTGTTGGCAAATTCAGTGTCATCTGGAACTTCCATCAAGTGAAGAACAGCAATCACGAGTGTTACCGGAACCAAGAAGGATTGAAAAGCTGCTACTGCTATAAGATTGTCCCCAAAGATGAATCCATCGTGGACAGCCGCTTCATGCATGAGAAGTTCGCATTGAGCGAGTCTCCAGAGGCACCATTGGTGGTCGCAACCCCGATGAAGGTATTCTCCTTCAGTATATCAAGTAAGCGCTAACTTACGCCCATTGATTTCCCTTTTTTCCCCCTTCCCTTTGTCCTGTCTTGTTTGGAATGTACTGGAGTTTGTGCTTGGCTTGGAATCGCTGCAGTTTGAATTCGCTACTGTATATATGGATTGCACCTGTTTCGTTATTCGATTGGAACCAGGCTGTCGAAATTCTAATTAGGGAATATAAGAATTTGTGTGTGTATGTTTCATGGCGAGCTCAGGAGGGGTAGGTGATTCTGTTGATACTTGATGTGAGATGAGAGGGACAAATTGTGGTAGTACAGAAACCGGTAGCGGGTCTTAGTTGCAACTAGAGGTACTCTGGTCTGGGATCATAAATGAGCCAGCCAGGGTTTGGGACCCTCACGCAAGCCTAGGATAGGATAGATCCTCCTATTCTATCCTCCAAATGGAAAATTATCTGGAGCGGGGTGTCGATCCATCGGTTCCAAACTTGTTGGGCGTCGGGCAAGAGTTCGTCGTTTGCTGCGAGGCCTTTggcaataggatcctattctttCTTTGGAAATATCCATACCCTCGAATCGTTCAATGACCTTTGGTAAGTGTTCTCCAATTTCTTTGGATAACTCCCACACCCTCGAATGATGTAGCCACTGCCCGCTGGATGATGGAATTCCAAGTTGGATTGTGGCATGGGAGCTTGAACAGCTTCCCTTATCATGTGGGATGTTGGAGCTTGCCGACACAATGTACTACCAGGGAAAACACGGTAAGGTTAGACGCTTCTAATAAAGTGCCTCTTCTTCCGGTTTTCATTTGTTCCTTCTTTCTTTATTGGATGCCAGCATACGTACTTATCGCCACCTTCAAACTGGTTGTTGCTTTGGGTCCAAGGCCATGGCTCAGGGTCGGAAGGGAGGAGAAATCCCGGAGTCTCGGACAGGGGCCCCCAACCACGGGATTTGCCACGTTTTCCCTGCCACCACATGGGTCTCTCTGGCAATCGGTTGGTCTGGCCTTCGGCTGGAAAGTGGGAAGAAACGTCTTGTTTGTTGTGTTGGAAGGGTAAAGACCTTGGATATCGGTATGATGGATGGGGAACATCCGATCGCATTCTTttcatgttttttatttttttgggaaaaaaaaagCTCGAATGGATGGCTAAACGAGTGGGGCCTTATCATCTGGCTTTCCTAAGGCTTGTAATTGCTTATTTTCCGGTATAATGGATGCAAAGTGACGAGTGCTTCCGTATATCATGATCTTTTACTTTGGTGGGCAAGTTCTACCAAACCAATATCCATGGCACAATCAAGGCAAAGATCTTGTTAGCTGTTGGCCCACTAATTGACTTGGTTAGTTGATAATGAAATCTATCCACTCTGAGGAATTTTCCCACTCTGTAAGGATCATTATCCTACATCCCCTAGTCTATGGTCAATTAATTTACTTTTTCGATCTTGAAGCAAGTGCGATCTGGTGAATGTTAAATGCATAATGTCAACTAATAAAGTGGATTAAGTTGAAACTGCAGCAACTTGTTCATGTGTGTTAACTGTGCAAAAGTGCTTGTTCTAGGTTTTCTGTCTGGTCTATCACCTTCAGAAAGCACACGAGGCATGGTCGTTAGCATCTCAAATCAGGGGATCATTTGCAGTTCAAGGCAAGCATTCCATGCAATCTCCATGTCGGGAAGTGGCGCTCGCAACCGATGACACATGATTCAACCAATCACCATGATTGTGCACCCATTACTCATTAACCAAATCCATTGGCTAATAATGCTGCTTATAAACTATTACAGAAAATGTGGCACTCTGCCCTTTACCCTCAATGCAAGCTTTCTCCCTATTTCTCACATCCCACTCAATTAAAGCCCCTTCCCACGCATTACACTTAAGAAAGGCGCATTAGCTAGGTATAGAAACAAGTTTGcacaataaattaaaataaaataaaaagaccgTGCTTTCTCCTAAAAGCTCCTAATTTTTTATTACTATTTTATATAAGAGAAAGGCAATCATAAGGATTTAAATTAATAGATCCATGTAAACCTTTATCAGTATCCCAGTTGGATGATACCAGCCCCACCTCCATGCTTTTGAAATGCATGCCTGCACTTACTTAAGCTTATCCCTAGTTTTGGGCCTTAATCTCTTTACTTGGATCAGCTGCATGGAGAGAGCATAATACCTACTTTGAACACTCTCCTAACACCCCACATGTACAGGTTGGACAAATAGGATCACACCATTATCTTAATTTATAGGACCACCAATCCATCGATTCCCCTATGAAAAACCCCAATTATTTCCTTTGAATTCCACTTTGAAAAGTATGAAATCAAATCAGACGGCTGCGATTTTCAGGACCACCGTCTTAATGGTGGTCCCGCACAAAGCCTGACCCTTATCCATACCCAACCCTTTTTGAATTATATTAAACGACTTACACCTAAGATTCTACGCCTAATCCTCGTTCCGGAAGGATAGATTGGATTAGATACCTTGCTTGTCCTCTTCAACTCGGCGGAACACCGTTGGATCCTTGTTGCGGTGCAACCGTAgtgttcattttttttaattgtttTTCTATGGAGAAGGCTAGTAATGCGGATCTCTGGGAGTAGCATATCGCCAGAGTGCTGCGTTGTTCCCATGTTCGGATAAGCCTACGTTCGTAGGGAACGGGGAGGTGGACCCGCGCACGCGATGGGGCGAGGGGTTTGGTTTGGTTTCGGATAACCATCCGCGCGGCCCCACACCGCGCGGCCGAAGCGGTCAAAGGCTACGGTCCGAGTGCCACGTGTGACCCTGACGTCATCCCACGTCACCCTCCAACTTGAGTGTGACGTGTCCTCCGTCGAAATAGGGAGGGGGAATGTCACGGAGTTAGCTAACCCCCAGCAAAACCACTGTGCAGAAATTGTCCGCATAGAACTTTCCATGCGGACGGAGCATCTACCGTGCTTCCAACGTTGGTAGCGGACGAGATGGATTTGTTCGCCTGCTCGTATACGGGTTCGCTGGATAGGGGAATCACGATCGTCGGTCAAAAGCTGGCTCGTCACGCCTCTCGCACGTGCCGGGCGAACCACGGCTTCCGGGAGGATGACGCGGTGGAGTGCCTGTGACACGTGGCGGGATCGTGGAGGTTGGCGAGACGGGTATGGGAGGGGATGTGCCTTCGCCTCGTGGAGTAGTTACTCCGTCCAGCTGGAGCTTATCTTGTGTTACTTGACCGGGAGTACTGCCACCTGTCTGACGGGGGGTGATTCGAGGAAATTTCAAAAGTTTGTATATGACGAAAGTACCCATCGTATCTGGCCAGCGGAGCGCTCCTCCGCTCCCTCTGATTTCCACCTTTTCTGGCATTAATTTGAAGAGCATGGGTATAGTCACCTCCAGTGAAATTATTTGAACCTCTAGTCTTCTACCACTCGCCCCAAGGACTTGCGTTTTTGATGGTTACGAAGAATATCCGTTAGTTTCATCAGAATAAAAAATACTCGGTTTTGCAAATTTTTCCAATGGAGTACcgataatggattttaaaaaattaccaAAGATAACGGAAAAAATTCTCAAACAGTGCGTTTCCATGACTCCTTCCATATCCCGGCAACCATTTCCGGTCCACATTTCAGAAGGCGGTGACTACATCTCAGTTTAAATCCGGTGCGTACTTTCCCGCTTGTCCGTCGAACCTATCTTGTTGATCTGCATTCGAGTTTATATGCGGCCGTATGATCCGGTGCTCCAGTATCCCGGCGCCGGTCAAGCGTCGGGCAGGATGCAATTAAAGGATCCGAGCAACCGCTGATCAGATAAGATGACGCATAAATTTTTTATGCGCGAGTCGAATGGAAGATGGAGgagaccaaattaaatcaaaaactGCACGTGATTTGAATGAAACATCCCATCACGGAGTCCGCGCGAACCAACTTCAAACCCGCCAACCGCAAATTTCCCCAATTCCTAAAATATCCCTTTCTCCAGATGGCAATTTCGTCATTTaggaaatataaatctgaaagcCCACTGCCTACCGCCGGTAGCCACCCCGGTTGCCAACCTCATAGGCTATATACGCCGACGTTATCCTCTTTCCTTCTTCATCCATTGCTGTTATTCTTATCCCCGCTCTCTTCCTCTCCGACGAGGAGCTCGATTACGTCTGGAATacgaaaaagaaggaagaaagccgAGAATTCTCCTCCGGTTCTCCTCACCCTCCGGTTCTCCGATCCCCAGACAGAGACAAGTAAAAAGAGACCCAGACCAAGATAAAGAAGACCTCATTTTAAACCCTCACCCGATGAACCCCCCCTCCTTCTTCCTCGTCGTCTGCAACACCCACCAATAGCCAGACCCTCCCCCTGAGTCCTGACTCGAATTCCCAACCCCTAACAACAAGAACAAGAGAGAAGAAGGACGAGGTTAGGAGAGGAGGAGATGCCTTCTCGGTCCTCCGCGAACCTTCTGGACCTGGCCGCTGCCGACTCTGACTTCCCGTCGCCGCCCCGCCACCCAGCCCGCCTCCCACGCGTCATGGCGGACCCGGGCATCCTCGCCACCGCTGGTGCCGCCACCGACGATTCCCCGCCGGCGTCTCCGTCGCCGCGTCCGGGGCGACGGATCATCGTCGCCCACCACCTCCCCCTCCGCGCGACCCCCGACCCTGCCGCCCCTTGCGGCTGGTCCTTCTCCTACGACCCGGACGCCCTGGTCCTCCAGCTCCGCTCCGGCATCCCAGCCGGCGTCGATGTCCTCCACGTCGGCACCCTCCGTGGCCTTCCCGACGGCCTCGACCCCGCTCACCATGACGCCGTCGCCGCCCACCTCCGCCGCGAGTTCCGCTGCGTCCCCGTCCTCATCCCCCCGGACCTCCACGCCCGCTTCTACCACGGCTTCTGCAAGCACTACCTCTGGCCCCTCCTCCACTACCTCCTACCTCTCTCCCCCTCCTCCCTCGGCGGCCTCCGCTTCGATCTATCCCTCTGGCGCTCCTATCTCTCGGCGAACAAGCTCTTCGCCGACTGCCTAACGGAGGTCCTCAACCCCGACGACGACTTCGTCTGGATCCACGACTACCACCTCCTGGCCCTCCCCACCTTCCTCCGCAAGCGCTTCCCCAGGGCAAAGCTTGGATTTTTTCTCCAttcctccttcccttcctccGAGATCTTCCGCACCATTCCCGTCCGCGACGACCTCCTCCGCGCCCTCCTCAACGCCGACCTAGTCGGCTTCCACACCTTCGACTACGCCCGCCACTTCCTCTCCGCCTGCTCCCGCTCGCTCGGCCTCGATTACCAGTCGAAACGCGGGTACATCGGCATCGAGTACTATGGCCGCACCGTCACCATCAAGATCCTCCCTGTCGGGATCGACATGGGCCAGCTCCGCTCCGTCATGGCGTCGCCGGAGGCGGCCGACAAGGTCCGGGAGCTCACGGAGACGTACAGAGGCAGGACCTTGCTGCTTGGCGTGGACGACGTTGACCTGTTCAAAGGGATCGGGTTGAAGTTTCTGGCGATGGAGCGGCTGCTGGAGGAGCACCAGGAGCTGCGTGGCCGGGTGGTGCTGGTCCAGATCTTCAACCCGGCGAGGAGCCAGGGGAGGGACGTGCAGGAGGTGCAGGACGAGACCCGGTCGATCACGAGAAGGATCAACGACAAGTTTGGCCGCCCTGGCTACGAGCCCATCGTCGTGATCGACCGCCCGGTGCCCACCTACGAGAAGCTTGCCTTCTATGCCGTGTCCGAGTGCTGCGTGGTGAATCCGGTGCGGGATGGGATGAACCTCGTCCCCTACGAGTACACCATTTGCCGGCAGGGGAGCCTGGCATTGGAGGGATCTCCCAGGAAGAGTATGCTCGTGGTGTCGGAGTTCATTGGCTGCTCCCCGTCTCTCAGTGGGGCAATTCGGGTCAACCCATGGAATGTGGATGCCGTGGCAGAGGCCGTGAATTTGGCTATCACGATGCCGGAGGCCGAGAAGCAGCTGCGGCATGAGAAGCACTATAAGTATGTCAGCTCTCATGATGTCGCCTACTGGGCGAGGTCATTCGATCAGGACTTGCAGCGGGCGTGCAAGGATCATTTCCTCAGGAGGTGTTGGGGGATTGGATTTGGGATGAGCTTCCGGGTCGTCGCCCTTGGTCCTAATTTCAGGAGGATTTCGGTGGAGCATATTGTCCCGGCATACAGGAGGACAAATAGCAGGCTGATATTACTTGATTATGATGGGACAATGATGCCACAGTCTTCGATCGACAAAACACCAAGCAGTGAAGTGACTTCGATCTTGAATAGTTTGTGCTCGGATCCAAAGAATGTAGTTTTTGTTGTCAGTGGTAGAGGGAAGGACGAGTTGAGCAAGTGGTTCGCTCCATGCGAGAAGCTAGGAATCTCTGCCGAGCATGGATATTTCACAAGGTAAGAAATTGTGTTCAATCTCTTTGTTTGCGGCATTTGCTTCAATACTTTGTCATATGAGCTTACTTACTGTAGAATACTTGTAACCAAATGAATATGAACTGCTTTAAGACGATTATTCAGACATACCATTTTAGAGCACCTTCACGATATGGGGTAAAATTTGTAAGTACATGCGCATATGTAATTATATGAAGAAAAGCGATGTGACGGTATTGAGCTTTCAGTTTAGGTTTTTTGTGAAGCACAGAGAAAAGATTGAGTGCATCTGAGTTAGGATCTTGCAAACAAAATGCATTTATAAGAAGACGAGAGAGGTAATGTGAATCCTACAGCTAGAGACAGAAGTAGCACAAGTGACATTGAGGGTCACAACAAATCTCATCTTTCTGATAATTGAACTATACAAAGAATGATTTGACATTTTTTTTGAAGTTTTACGAATGCCTAATTGGATCATGGGATGTAATCTTAGTTTGGCATTTTAGTAGTTGTTACACAGCAAATCCAAGCTCGTTGTGGAGCATGGATGAAGTGTATCATACTTTGTGGTTTGTAACTATTTCCAATTAGCAATGTAATCGTCTGCAATCTTATTATATTTGTTGCAATTCATAACCTGTTTGTGTAAATAAGTGATGGCATCTCTATTTGATGTCATTTGAATTGGAGAATTATAGAGTTTGTATGGCCGCCAACTAACAACTAGTTGTCTTGAATTGTTTTCCTTTGCTATAGGTGGAGTCGGGATGCTCCTTGGGAGTCATGCATGTTAACAGCCGACTTTGATTGGAAAAGGATTGCAGAACCTGTAATGAGGCTCTACATGGAGGCAACTGATGGATCTTCCATTGAACAGAAAGAAAGTGCACTAGTCTGGCATCATCAAGAGGCTGATCCTGATTTTGGGTCATGCCAGGCAAAAGAACTCCTTGATCATCTAGAGAATGTGCTTGCCAATGAACCTGTGGTTGTGAAAAGGGGCCAACATATTGTAGAAGTAAACCCTCAGGTAAGAAGAACTGGTGTGGCTTTTTATCCTTTCGCCACCTTTTCTGAATTGTTTAGTTTTAATTCAGACAAAAGAATGATCTTATCTTATATCCATGATCAAATGAGTGTAGCTTTCAAACTAAAGGTGCATTGATTAGGATTGACTTGTAGGGAATCTCTGCCTACCTCATATTTAGCTAACCCTTTCTCTTGACCATGAATAAGAGGTCGTCCCCACATGCTCTGATTTGGATTTCATAAACAAGTCTCAGAATCTGCATGGGCCATGCCTTCAAATTGTCCGACCTGCATTTCCATGGTGTTTTTCGTTTTAAAAgaaaacctctctctctctctctctctgtgttttTCCTTCAGCTATTAAATTAGATTGCAGCAAACTTGTCGGCTTATATACATGGGATCATGTGCAGGGTATAAGCAAAGGTATCGTTGTCGAAAATCTTATGGAGACCATGTTGAGCAGAGGAAAGCCACCAGACTTTGTATTATGCATCGGAGATGATCGGTCTGATGAAGACATGTTTGAGAGCATCATGAGTTCCATGAATAATCCATCACTGCCAACAATTGCTGAAGTCTTTGCATGCACCGTTGGTAAGAAACCAAGCAAGGCTAAATACTATCTTGATGACACAGTCGATGTCGTAAAAATGCTCCAAGGTCTAGCCAATGCATCATCACAGCTACCCAGACCGGTACAACGGCAAGTCTCATTTGAAGGATCTCTCTGAGTGAACCAAGGGTTTCTTCTTGGTCCAGTCCATTAAAACATCTGGTTTTGAGGTCGAATCAAGAAAGTTTCATGGTTGGTCATCACCTGGATCGTGTCTGTTGGAGCACAGGGACAATCATAATTCATGGAGCCGGAAACTATTGAAGTCATTTTATACGATATTGTTGATTTCGTAGCCCGGTGGAGGATTTGTTGGATGAGGAATGCTTTGGAACTACCTGAAGGGACAAAATAAGCTGATTTCTCTCAGATTATTTAGCAAAGCCATTATACTGGAGCCATTGTATATATCACAGAAAAAGTCTCTCTTTCTTCAGCTTTTCTTTGCAGATGCAGACTACAGATATATATGATCTCACTCATCTCATGTTTCTTTCATATCTTGTAAGGCACCGTTCTACATTTATTGCATGTCGATATATGGCCATTGTTTCCTTAATGATAAGTTTACTCTTCTAACTGCTTCTTAGGCAGTCATTAACATGATTTGCATGAAATTTTAATATCTTTGTGGTTACCTTAACATTGTCAAGAAATTTCTCCTATCAATCAATTTCTAGGCACTTTCCATTACTGTGGACCACTTCTTGATGCAAACAGCCTGACGTTAACGTTTATCCAAATGAAACCATAGAGAGGTGGGCCTTACCTTCGGTGTTATGTAGAAGCAATGTTCTGATGTGACAGCAACCTGGGGCAGCCAACTAGAGTTGGACAGGTATGAAGCATGACTGTGCAAGTTGAAGGATGAAATCTTATCGACTGATGTCGAGTTTGAAATGCATTTCTTTAAAAAATAACAAGGAAAATGAGAGACATAGCTGCTTTTTGAGGTACATGTACCAACCGATGCTGGACAGACAAAAGTCTAGACAGGCAGCTTTACTTAACCTTATGTTAATTTTGGGTTATAATGTCAGGTAATGATTATAGGAGATATGTAGCGGTTTTACAGTCTATAAAATAGGAACTATCTTATACTAGTACTTTAAAACATgtattatcaaaaaaaagatgGCACTTTTAATTATACAAATGAAAGAATCTCATGGAGCAAAGTTTAGGTTAATCAAAGAGGGAagcaaaatctctctctctctcacaatcTAATTGCCTAAAACAATATATTTTTTGTGCATTCGATAAATAAAAGCATTCGGGTATAAATACATCCATCCGACCCAGCAAATAAAGCACTTAACACTTGAATAAGAagatttgtcatacaaaataattgtTACCTAAAATCATGGACGTGCGTCAATCGCCAACGGTTCCGTATAAGAGGATGAAATCTAGCATCAGCAAACGGTAGGTCTGAAAATTATCTAATAATTGTATTAAAATAATACCGTACGGCAGTCAGGCCTCATAGCAACATATCTTTGAACTGGATAAAATCTTGTACAGATGTCACGATTCCAGCATTACACCCAGTCAAATACGTAACACCCAACCCCGTCCACGCGGATGagagcaggtgactcccgccggGAAACCCGGACGCGGACGTTTACGTGCCGTGTGTCCCAGCGCTGGGCACAGCTGCGTggctgcaattttttttttttttaattaaaattgctTCTTATCTTCTTCGTTCAAAGTCAAAATAGTTCCAACGCGGGCGGTCGTGTTGGCTTTGCTTTTAGACAGAAGGTGCTGGTCTCGTCCACTGGATTGGTCATGAGAGTAGTCAAATTCTACACGTTGGCGTCCGGTACAGCTGCTGCCTTTATGGGCTTGGAATGAGCCTCATATTAGCACTACTTAAGCATGCTTTATTTTCTTATTGGATGATTGGATAAACGTGAGGAACTAAGACTCTTTTATTCCTCCTCTTTTAGACCTTTCTGCGGCCTGGGACCGCTGTCTTGGTGAGAAGGGAGGATTAGACTGGAGCCTGAGGTTGGGGAAGGGAATCGTATTGGACCAGGCTGCTGGTTGCTAGTAAACAAAAATTGATTTGGGCGACAAAAGGAGTTTCCGATGAGGGGTGATGAGACAATCAGGAAATGATATGCATCTGACTGGAAGCGCATTCTATTATAGTGGGGAATAGCTGCAGAGTAAGtgggtcttttttttttattttttttggttgttagGTGAATTGGCCATCGATGACCAGTATACTGCCGACATGCGATGGTTTCTATCATCCCACAGAATCTTTCTGGGAATATCTGTAGGAAATTTAAGTTATAAAGGGTGAGAAGATCAGAGGAAATTAGAAGTAGGCCAACAAGTTTGCTTGTTTTGAtaaaacttttcttttttttttttttttagcatattGGAGCCAAAATTTTGCCAATATTGTATATGACACTTTTTTTTCTATATCTATTTCTCCTACAAATTAAAGAATTAGAGATAAATCTCCAGCTTTACTTTCAACTTAAAAGCAGCTCCCCAAATGATTTTTATGTAAAAATACCTATCTATTCCAAATATAAGTTAAAAGTAACTATCTATTTTGACTAAAATTATCCTTATACCCTTAAAATACCgcagtattacattatcataatACAGTATTCCTTTACAACaaggtagtattatattatattagtgagtattcctttataataatgcagtgttgctttattgtattatattagtgtagtattcttttataataagataatattatattatattagtatagtatttctttataataatatagtgttgctttattatattatattagtgtagtattcttttacaataagatagtattacattatcatagtgtagtatttctttattgtagtattactttacaacaatatagtattgctttataataatatagtattactttataataatatagtgttaTTTTTATTATAGTGCAGTATTGTcttataatagtatattattactttataatagtgcaGTCTTACTTTATAATTGTAAGAACAATTGGATCATTTCATCTAATTTGGATGATTgcttttaaattatatttcaataggaagaattttttatttgaaacttaagtggataattatttttaaatttaaattcaattagatatttcttattaattttttctttacaaattgattcaaataaaattatttttattatcaagaTGGCCCTTCTATTTGCCCTCCATCACTTGCACCAACTAAGGATCCTGATTATGTTAACAAGCAATAGAAATATGATTACCTTAACCTTGGTACCTAGAACCAGGGGCCTGTCATGGACTTGCCTTATTTGCTCCCTTCGCCTCTTGTATGGTCCTCATGGCAATGGTTGTGGAGAAAAAAAGTGACAAAGCATTGGATGAGAGATTATTGCATGCCCAATCATGTTGATGCATGCCACTAGCCATGTTGATGCATGCCACCAATCATCAATATGCATTAGTATAGAGTTAATTTATTCTATGCTTGTCATAGTGATTGACCTACAGCAATACACCATGATGATTGGTGGCATAGACTAGCATGGTTATACACACAATGAATGGAATAATTTTTCATTGGACAAGGAGAGTAAAGGATCAAGATCTCAATGACGAGGTCTTTTTTCCTATTGACTGACAAAATACTACCAATCTTCCTCAATGACAAGAGCGAGCTGGTGGAGGTCATGTTGAAGCAGGATATAAGGAGTTGATGGTGGTCTCGAGCATCACACCAATATATAAAGATGGCAATGTTGTGGCTAATTTGGACCCAAAGGAGAGCCCAAGCTGGACTCGATTGTTGCCATGGTTGCTGCGATCATTATTGTTAGTACCATGACGGGGTCCACTGGAGATGGCCTTAATGGTAAGGGACATGTGGCAAAGATAGACATTGCTAGATTGGATAAAGTTTGGGCATAGCTATTGCTGAACTTGTTCATCGCATTACAAAAGCCACTACTCATCATAGTAGGGAGAGGAGTCCATTGCAACCCTTGTTGGGCCTTAG
Above is a genomic segment from Elaeis guineensis isolate ETL-2024a chromosome 1, EG11, whole genome shotgun sequence containing:
- the LOC105039584 gene encoding probable alpha,alpha-trehalose-phosphate synthase [UDP-forming] 9, which translates into the protein MPSRSSANLLDLAAADSDFPSPPRHPARLPRVMADPGILATAGAATDDSPPASPSPRPGRRIIVAHHLPLRATPDPAAPCGWSFSYDPDALVLQLRSGIPAGVDVLHVGTLRGLPDGLDPAHHDAVAAHLRREFRCVPVLIPPDLHARFYHGFCKHYLWPLLHYLLPLSPSSLGGLRFDLSLWRSYLSANKLFADCLTEVLNPDDDFVWIHDYHLLALPTFLRKRFPRAKLGFFLHSSFPSSEIFRTIPVRDDLLRALLNADLVGFHTFDYARHFLSACSRSLGLDYQSKRGYIGIEYYGRTVTIKILPVGIDMGQLRSVMASPEAADKVRELTETYRGRTLLLGVDDVDLFKGIGLKFLAMERLLEEHQELRGRVVLVQIFNPARSQGRDVQEVQDETRSITRRINDKFGRPGYEPIVVIDRPVPTYEKLAFYAVSECCVVNPVRDGMNLVPYEYTICRQGSLALEGSPRKSMLVVSEFIGCSPSLSGAIRVNPWNVDAVAEAVNLAITMPEAEKQLRHEKHYKYVSSHDVAYWARSFDQDLQRACKDHFLRRCWGIGFGMSFRVVALGPNFRRISVEHIVPAYRRTNSRLILLDYDGTMMPQSSIDKTPSSEVTSILNSLCSDPKNVVFVVSGRGKDELSKWFAPCEKLGISAEHGYFTRWSRDAPWESCMLTADFDWKRIAEPVMRLYMEATDGSSIEQKESALVWHHQEADPDFGSCQAKELLDHLENVLANEPVVVKRGQHIVEVNPQGISKGIVVENLMETMLSRGKPPDFVLCIGDDRSDEDMFESIMSSMNNPSLPTIAEVFACTVGKKPSKAKYYLDDTVDVVKMLQGLANASSQLPRPVQRQVSFEGSL